A window from Lytechinus pictus isolate F3 Inbred chromosome 9, Lp3.0, whole genome shotgun sequence encodes these proteins:
- the LOC129267594 gene encoding muscarinic acetylcholine receptor gar-3-like encodes MDTFNASIWTTDTTEVTDLFYETGTTPKETNRPVFSITFLILVILAASTVLTNSLILAAFYVEKKLRTYTNYFILNMTIADFAVGFLCMPIRSMVHLFDGWPFGKVASIFFMGFQNSILGVSICGVVTICIDRYIATFYPIQHYQKKSIRKATAVNVFTWVSSFGLWMMMSTAWDFIQPNNLVTSSGFSRPNYSLTYTSTLFMFALRFGLPFVIMTGLYIRIYFRVKNIGSKHLTKYMKKKKTNEKESSVTGSVCTDEQSSTATVASLEEGPTDIDQTFALPGMSKNVEKSESSRNIIKNDKHDKVTESRASLEDGKPKNVSLAVVPHGGKRLAALENQITNKPQRESRAEGQKAMRTLTFIVFVFIVTWLPTAVTVTTYALFPDFSHYINKKVRLSEISRWVAFSNSLVNPLAYAMAQPLFRHTIVKIICRQKI; translated from the coding sequence ATGGACACCTTCAACGCTTCAATCTGGACGACTGACACGACAGAGGTCACTGATCTCTTTTACGAAACAGGGACAACCCCCAAAGAAACCAACAGACCTGTTTTCAGCATCACCTTCTTAATCCTCGTGATATTGGCTGCATCAACCGTCCTGACCAATTCCTTGATACTGGCTGCATTTTACGTCGAAAAGAAACTGCGGACGTACACTAACTACTTTATCCTGAACATGACCATTGCGGACTTTGCGGTCGGATTCCTCTGCATGCCGATCCGGTCAATGGTTCATCTTTTTGACGGATGGCCCTTCGGCAAGGTGGCAAGTATTTTCTTCATGGGGTTTCAGAACTCTATTCTGGGTGTGTCCATTTGTGGCGTTGTGACGATCTGCATAGACAGGTACATTGCGACCTTCTATCCCATTCAGCACTACCAGAAAAAGAGTATCCGCAAGGCTACAGCGGTGAATGTCTTTACTTGGGTGTCATCCTTTGGCCTCTGGATGATGATGTCCACGGCGTGGGACTTCATCCAACCCAACAACCTTGTAACATCCTCCGGTTTCTCTAGACCTAACTATTCCCTCACCTACACGTCTACCTTGTTCATGTTTGCCCTCCGGTTCGGCTTGCCATTCGTCATCATGACCGGCCTGTACATAAGAATATACTTCCGGGTCAAGAACATAGGTAGTAAGCATCTCACgaaatatatgaaaaagaaaaagaccAATGAAAAGGAGAGTTCGGTTACTGGTTCCGTTTGTACGGACGAACAATCGAGCACTGCAACTGTAGCCAGTTTAGAAGAAGGGCCGACAGATATTGATCAGACATTTGCACTACCAGGAATGTCCAAAAATGTCGAGAAGTCCGAATCATccagaaatataataaaaaacgacaaacatgacaaagtaaCTGAAAGCCGCGCCTCTCTTGAAGATGGCAAACCTAAAAATGTCTCACTGGCAGTTGTGCCACATGGTGGCAAAAGGTTGGCGGCATTGGAGAACCAAATTACAAACAAACCTCAACGAGAATCAAGAGCCGAGGGACAGAAAGCGATGCGGACCCTGACATTCATTGTCTTTGTCTTCATCGTGACCTGGTTACCAACAGCCGTGACAGTCACCACGTACGCCCTCTTTCCAGATTTCTCCCACTACATCAACAAGAAAGTCAGGCTGTCAGAGATCAGCCGCTGGGTCGCCTTCAGTAACAGTCTCGTCAACCCCTTGGCGTACGCCATGGCTCAGCCCTTGTTTCGACACACCATTGTCAAGATCATCTGTCGTCAAAAGATTTGA
- the LOC129267595 gene encoding uncharacterized protein LOC129267595, protein MIFNVCSFYPVSSQDPNDDDLRDHELVELASKLYPEDYYKLGLRLGFQDSKLSHFKHDHPNNIEGALSTMLIRWRKNQSGKPAAIRKRLADAFKHVQRLDLSQEVYIQGDVLEDFKDIDLKDSTDGGNAEWHLVKTIGLPTDKAEWFKACLALPGNCVAVGYRSGGIDIINTNTEKRERILDHLKIRSLTRLRDGTLVICNDDVKSVKIYTCKYRGRQSVARPLYALRISGTHRSLSIDPQDNIYIGLRGFKEIEVVDPVSGARTRTIKTDVDPWSIALMRTGNIAVTNSWRGNEDAVSVLDPGGDIVSRMPGVKDARQFITVDSRDSIYVAIKTKNGQVKIRKYTGHVVEVVTEGVDSVTEPREWIQLTCLSPTQLVMCDAKSMFVFQKY, encoded by the exons atgattttcaatgtttgttcATTTTATCCCGTAAGCTCTCAAGACCCAAATGACGATGATCTCAGGGACCATGAGTTGGTGGAACTAGCGTCTAAGCTGTACCCTGAGGATTATTATAAGCTGGGACTGAGACTAGGTTTCCAAGACTCCAAACTCAGCCACTTTAAACATGACCATCCGAACAACATTGAGGGTGCACTATCAACGATGCTGATACGATGGCGAAAAAATCAGAGCGGGAAACCGGCCGCGATCAGAAAACGATTAGCAGACGCTTTCAAACACGTACAACGCCTGGATCTGTCCCAGGAAGTTTATATACAAG GGGATGTTCTCGAGGACTTCAAAGATATCGATTTGAAAGACAGTACCGATGGTGGCAACGCCGAATGGCACTTGGTTAAAACAATTGGTCTTCCAACCGACAAAGCAGAGTGGTTCAAAGCATGTTTGGCATTACCCGGGAACTGCGTGGCTGTTGGATACAGATCCGGCGGTATCGatatcatcaacaccaacactgaaaaGCGGGAAAGGATTCTAGACCACCTGAAAATCAGAAGTCTCACGCGGTTAAGAGATGGAACCTTGGTGATCTGCAACGACGACGTGAAGTCGGTCAAGATATATACATGCAAATACCGCGGAAGGCAGTCGGTGGCCAGGCCTTTGTACGCACTGCGGATATCTGGTACGCACCGGTCTCTGAGCATCGACCCACAGGATAACATATACATCGGACTACGTGGATTTAAAGAAATCGAGGTGGTGGACCCTGTTAGTGGGGCACGAACCAGGACCATTAAAACGGACGTGGATCCGTGGAGCATCGCCTTGATGCGGACAGGCAACATTGCTGTCACCAACTCGTGGAGAGGAAACGAAGACGCAGTCAGTGTTCTTGATCCTGGCGGGGACATCGTGAGTAGGATGCCAGGGGTGAAAGACGCCAGACAGTTCATCACAGTCGATTCGCGGGATAGCATATACGTGGCGATCAAGACAAAGAACGGGCAGGTGAAGATTAGAAAGTATACTGGCCATGTAGTTGAGGTCGTCACCGAAGGCGTGGACTCGGTTACTGAGCCACGTGAATGGATTCAGCTGACATGTCTTTCCCCAACTCAACTTGTGATGTGTGACGCTAAATCAATGTTTGTATTTCAGAAGTACTGA